The Devosia sp. A16 genome includes a window with the following:
- the glpK gene encoding glycerol kinase GlpK: MSGNILAIDQGTTSSRAIVFDAQQKIVGLGKMEFTQHFPRDGWVEHVPEEIWATALWSAKTAIKRAGIKASEIAAIGITNQRETTIVWDRKTGKAIHNAIVWQDRRTMQQCEKLKKAGHEKLVSKKTGLLLDPYFSATKLAWILDNVPGARKRAEKGELAFGTVDCYLIWRLTGGRSHATDISNACRTLLLNIKTGEWDDELLALFRIPRAILPEIKDNADDFGMTDPEVFGVSIPIYGAAGDQQAATIGQACFTPGMLKSTYGTGCFALLNTGTDMVRSRNRLLTTIAYRLDGETTYALEGAIFIAGASVQWMRDMLKIFENSADAGALAAKADPTQNVYLVPAFVGLGAPWWDSAARGSLTGLTRNTGPAELARAALESVSYQTRDLIDAMRKDWKGAHDTVLRVDGGMVASDFTMQFLADILNTEVDRPTILETTALGAAWLAGWKAGVWPDQEGFAQRWALDRQFQPRMDDATRTRKLKGWRDAVRRTLSET, encoded by the coding sequence ATGAGCGGCAACATCTTGGCGATCGACCAGGGCACCACCTCCAGCCGGGCGATCGTCTTCGATGCCCAGCAGAAGATCGTCGGGTTGGGCAAGATGGAGTTCACCCAGCACTTCCCGCGGGATGGCTGGGTCGAGCACGTGCCCGAGGAGATCTGGGCCACCGCTCTGTGGAGCGCCAAGACGGCGATCAAACGCGCCGGCATCAAGGCCTCCGAGATCGCCGCCATCGGCATCACCAACCAGCGCGAGACGACCATCGTCTGGGACCGCAAGACCGGCAAGGCGATCCACAACGCTATCGTCTGGCAGGATCGTCGCACCATGCAGCAGTGCGAGAAGCTGAAAAAGGCCGGCCACGAGAAGCTGGTCAGCAAGAAAACCGGGTTGCTGCTCGACCCCTATTTCAGCGCCACCAAGCTCGCCTGGATCCTCGACAACGTCCCCGGTGCCCGCAAGCGGGCCGAGAAGGGGGAACTCGCCTTCGGTACGGTGGATTGCTACCTGATCTGGCGGCTGACTGGCGGCAGGAGCCATGCCACCGACATTTCCAATGCCTGCCGCACCCTGCTGCTCAACATCAAGACCGGCGAGTGGGACGACGAGCTTCTGGCGCTGTTCCGCATTCCCCGCGCCATCCTGCCCGAGATCAAGGACAACGCCGACGATTTCGGCATGACCGATCCCGAGGTGTTCGGCGTCTCGATCCCGATCTACGGCGCGGCGGGAGACCAGCAGGCCGCGACCATCGGCCAGGCCTGCTTCACCCCCGGCATGCTCAAATCGACCTACGGCACCGGGTGTTTCGCGCTGCTCAACACCGGCACCGACATGGTCCGCTCGAGGAACCGGCTGCTGACCACCATCGCTTACCGCCTCGATGGCGAGACCACTTATGCGCTCGAAGGCGCCATCTTCATTGCCGGCGCCTCGGTGCAGTGGATGCGCGACATGCTGAAGATCTTCGAGAACTCCGCCGACGCCGGCGCGCTCGCAGCCAAGGCCGATCCGACGCAGAACGTCTATCTGGTGCCGGCCTTCGTGGGGCTCGGCGCCCCCTGGTGGGATTCGGCGGCGCGGGGCTCGCTCACCGGGCTCACCCGCAATACCGGGCCGGCCGAACTGGCGCGCGCGGCGCTCGAATCGGTCAGCTACCAGACGCGCGATCTGATCGACGCCATGCGCAAGGACTGGAAGGGCGCCCATGACACCGTGCTGCGGGTCGATGGGGGCATGGTCGCCTCCGATTTCACCATGCAGTTCCTTGCCGATATCCTGAACACCGAGGTCGACCGTCCCACCATTCTGGAGACCACGGCGCTGGGCGCCGCGTGGCTCGCCGGCTGGAAGGCGGGCGTTTGGCCCGACCAGGAGGGTTTCGCCCAACGCTGGGCGCTGGACCGGCAGTTTCAGCCGCGCATGGACGACGCAACCCGCACCAGAAAACTCAAGGGCTGGCGGGATGCCGTGCGGCGAACCCTGAGCGAGACGTAA
- a CDS encoding 2-hydroxyacid dehydrogenase: protein MPEEILQTHKLLDRCEKALAERYTVHKLHEAADKDALIRSVAGKVRAIAGGNVDGALMDKLPKLEIIANFGVGYDSIDTRAAKERNIRVTNTPNVLNDAVAELTLGLMIGLARRIPQGDQFVRQGKWPKASFPLLTELNGKTVGILGLGRIGKEIATRCQAMKMRVVYHGRTRQHDEPYIFYDKLIDMARDSDWLVIIAPGGKGTEKIVSREVLEALGPEGFIVNVARGTLIDEAAMLELLQSKKLGGAALDVFEKEPQVPAGFFELDNVVLSPHQGSATHQTRNKMGDLVVANIVAHFAGEPLLSAVV, encoded by the coding sequence ATGCCGGAAGAGATTCTTCAGACTCACAAGCTGCTCGATCGCTGCGAAAAAGCGCTTGCCGAACGCTACACCGTGCACAAGCTGCACGAGGCTGCCGACAAGGACGCGCTGATCAGGTCGGTGGCGGGCAAGGTCCGCGCCATTGCCGGCGGCAATGTCGACGGCGCGCTGATGGATAAGCTCCCCAAGCTGGAGATCATCGCCAATTTCGGGGTCGGCTACGACTCGATCGATACGAGGGCCGCCAAGGAGCGCAACATCCGCGTCACCAACACCCCGAACGTGCTCAACGACGCGGTGGCCGAACTCACCCTCGGGCTGATGATCGGCCTCGCCCGTCGCATCCCGCAGGGCGATCAATTCGTCCGGCAGGGCAAGTGGCCCAAGGCGAGCTTCCCGCTGCTCACCGAGCTCAACGGCAAGACCGTCGGCATTCTCGGGCTTGGCCGCATCGGCAAGGAAATCGCCACCCGCTGTCAGGCCATGAAGATGCGGGTGGTCTATCACGGTCGCACGCGCCAGCATGACGAGCCCTATATCTTCTACGACAAGCTGATCGACATGGCCCGCGACAGCGACTGGCTGGTGATCATTGCGCCGGGCGGCAAGGGCACCGAAAAGATCGTCTCACGCGAGGTGCTGGAGGCGCTGGGCCCCGAGGGGTTCATCGTCAATGTCGCCCGCGGCACGCTGATCGATGAGGCCGCGATGCTCGAGCTGCTGCAATCGAAGAAACTCGGTGGCGCGGCGCTCGACGTGTTCGAAAAGGAACCGCAGGTTCCCGCCGGCTTCTTCGAGCTCGACAATGTCGTGCTGTCGCCGCACCAGGGCAGCGCCACGCATCAGACACGCAACAAGATGGGTGACCTGGTCGTTGCCAACATCGTCGCGCATTTCGCCGGCGAACCCTTGCTCAGTGCGGTGGTCTGA
- a CDS encoding SDR family NAD(P)-dependent oxidoreductase produces the protein MLIDLTGKVAIVTGAGRGIGRVIARTLAAEGVTVAIIDFRQDLLDDAAVEWTEAGWPGLRILCDVREAAQVNAAVSAVDEAYGRVDILVNNAGVASGARVDKLPEAIWDANFDTNTKGTFLVCQAVAPIMQRQNSGRILNAASFAAIIPSIGSAAYAASKSAVVQFTRVLAGELGPFNVTVNSYSPGMIPTEMNGFAKLPDARQQRLLDTLTLRQWGNPEDVANLLCFLASDQAHYITGASIDCSGGKYATQFPSAAYES, from the coding sequence ATGCTGATCGATCTGACGGGCAAAGTTGCCATCGTCACCGGCGCCGGCCGAGGCATAGGCCGCGTCATCGCCAGGACCCTCGCGGCCGAGGGGGTAACTGTTGCCATCATCGATTTCCGGCAGGACCTGCTCGACGATGCGGCAGTGGAGTGGACGGAAGCCGGCTGGCCAGGTCTGCGCATTCTGTGCGACGTGCGCGAAGCCGCGCAGGTGAATGCCGCGGTGAGCGCCGTGGACGAGGCCTATGGCCGGGTCGACATTCTCGTCAATAATGCCGGCGTCGCCAGCGGCGCGCGCGTCGACAAGCTGCCCGAGGCGATCTGGGACGCCAACTTCGACACCAACACCAAGGGCACCTTCCTCGTGTGCCAGGCAGTGGCGCCGATCATGCAGCGTCAGAACTCCGGCCGCATTCTCAATGCCGCCTCCTTTGCCGCCATCATCCCCTCGATCGGCAGCGCCGCCTATGCGGCGAGCAAATCGGCGGTGGTGCAGTTTACCCGGGTGCTTGCCGGCGAGCTCGGCCCGTTCAACGTCACGGTCAACTCCTACTCGCCGGGCATGATTCCCACCGAGATGAACGGCTTCGCCAAGCTGCCTGACGCGCGCCAGCAGCGGCTGCTCGATACCTTGACGCTGCGCCAATGGGGCAACCCGGAGGACGTGGCAAACCTTCTCTGTTTCCTCGCCTCCGACCAGGCTCACTACATCACCGGCGCTTCGATCGACTGCTCCGGCGGCAAATACGCTACGCAGTTCCCGTCGGCGGCCTACGAAAGCTGA
- a CDS encoding alpha-glucosidase family protein, with protein sequence MTDWWRGAVIYQVYPRSFQDSNGDGIGDLPGIIRRLDHIASLGVDCIWLSPINQSPQKDMGYDVSDYKEVDRLFGSLEDFDQLIERAHALGLKVIIDQVLSHSSDMHPWFRESRLNRTNAKADWYVWADPKRDGSPPNNWPSVFGGRAWEWNPSRGQYYFHNFLIEQPDLNFHNPDVQDAVLDVMRFWLERGVDGFRLDTVNYYFHDRQLRSNPPARRPKHLPYAVNPYDMQDHKFGKSQPENVDFLKRVRKLLDQYPGTTTVGEVGDSHRGLQLMEEYTSGGDKLHMAYTFDMLGPEFTAEHFRTKMAKFFAGAPNGWPCWSFSNHDVNRHMTRWAPYSRNPSDLARLAAAMLLSFKGSVCLYQGEELGLPEADILFEELTDPPGIRFWPEYKGRDGARTPMPWDDGEAPNGFSSVKPWLPVKPNHSALNVAAQNADADSTLNFYRKALAFRRAHPVFATGDIEFLKVAEPLLAFRRTDKDGAVTCLFNLSADPLSVTLTGGEGLEPLELSHGAERRKGRLKLEANGFAFFATGEMKVTFGGRRKR encoded by the coding sequence ATGACGGATTGGTGGCGTGGCGCGGTAATCTATCAGGTCTACCCGCGCTCGTTTCAGGACAGCAACGGCGACGGCATCGGCGATCTGCCGGGCATCATTCGGCGGCTCGATCATATCGCCAGCCTCGGCGTCGACTGCATCTGGCTGAGCCCCATCAACCAGTCGCCGCAGAAGGACATGGGCTACGACGTTTCCGACTACAAGGAAGTCGACCGCCTGTTCGGCAGCCTCGAGGATTTCGACCAGCTGATCGAGCGCGCCCACGCGCTGGGTCTCAAGGTGATCATCGACCAGGTGCTGTCCCATTCCTCGGACATGCATCCCTGGTTTCGCGAAAGCCGGCTCAACCGCACCAACGCCAAGGCCGACTGGTACGTCTGGGCCGACCCCAAGCGCGACGGCTCGCCGCCCAACAACTGGCCGAGCGTGTTCGGCGGGCGGGCCTGGGAGTGGAATCCCAGCCGCGGCCAGTACTACTTCCACAATTTCCTGATCGAGCAGCCGGACCTCAACTTCCACAATCCAGACGTGCAGGACGCGGTGCTGGATGTGATGCGCTTCTGGCTTGAGCGCGGGGTCGACGGCTTCCGGCTCGACACCGTGAACTACTATTTCCACGATCGGCAACTGCGCAGCAATCCGCCAGCGCGCCGGCCGAAGCACCTGCCCTATGCCGTGAACCCCTATGACATGCAGGACCACAAGTTCGGCAAGAGCCAACCCGAGAATGTCGACTTCCTGAAGCGGGTGCGGAAACTCCTCGACCAGTATCCTGGCACCACCACCGTGGGCGAGGTCGGCGACAGCCATCGCGGCCTGCAACTGATGGAGGAATACACCTCCGGCGGCGACAAGCTGCACATGGCCTATACCTTCGACATGCTCGGCCCCGAGTTCACCGCCGAGCACTTTCGCACCAAGATGGCCAAGTTCTTCGCCGGGGCGCCGAACGGCTGGCCGTGCTGGAGCTTCTCCAACCACGACGTCAACCGCCATATGACCCGCTGGGCGCCGTACTCGCGCAACCCCAGCGATCTCGCCCGCCTCGCCGCAGCGATGCTGCTGAGCTTCAAGGGCTCGGTCTGTCTCTACCAGGGCGAGGAACTCGGCCTGCCCGAGGCCGACATCCTGTTTGAGGAACTGACCGATCCCCCCGGCATCCGCTTCTGGCCCGAATACAAAGGACGCGACGGCGCCCGCACCCCGATGCCGTGGGATGATGGGGAAGCGCCGAACGGCTTCTCCAGCGTTAAGCCTTGGCTTCCGGTGAAGCCCAACCACTCGGCGCTCAACGTTGCTGCGCAGAACGCCGATGCCGATTCAACGCTCAACTTCTATCGCAAGGCGCTGGCCTTCCGCCGCGCCCACCCGGTCTTTGCCACGGGCGATATCGAGTTCCTCAAGGTCGCCGAGCCGCTGCTCGCCTTCCGCCGCACCGACAAGGACGGCGCCGTCACCTGCCTGTTCAATCTCTCGGCCGATCCGCTCAGCGTGACGCTGACAGGTGGCGAAGGGCTCGAGCCGCTGGAACTGTCGCATGGCGCGGAGCGTCGGAAGGGCCGGTTGAAGCTCGAAGCCAACGGCTTCGCGTTCTTTGCGACCGGGGAGATGAAGGTGACGTTCGGCGGGCGACGGAAACGATAG
- a CDS encoding AbrB family transcriptional regulator has translation MTAPLSAGTIVRRTLVTLLISAAGGGVAALFNLPAAWLMGGALAVAVAALLGVKVMLPTWLRDATFVLTGLSMGAAVARDSLALMVQWPVTLAALAVELILIISLTGFLLRKLFGLDRGTAYLSSFPGHLSFVMSIAAAGVGDTRQIIIIQVIRILILTICVPIGALFLPIGHYEGAPVQAAMALETLLPVAAACAVAGFVLTKLRAPAGYVLGAMAVAITAKFTGLFEGAMPQPLLIATFVLIGALIGSRFNGITRAEFKQAAIGGLAGTALTVAIATLVTLAVAPFVDMPFGQIWLGLSPGALEGMGALGIALGFDTAFIAAHHVSRLLMLTFAIPVVAMLIRDKELP, from the coding sequence ATGACCGCCCCCCTTTCCGCCGGCACGATTGTCCGCCGGACGCTCGTCACATTGCTGATCTCGGCAGCCGGCGGCGGTGTGGCGGCGCTGTTCAACCTGCCGGCGGCGTGGCTGATGGGCGGAGCGCTGGCGGTGGCGGTGGCGGCACTGCTGGGCGTCAAGGTGATGCTGCCCACCTGGCTGCGCGACGCGACCTTCGTGCTCACCGGGCTGTCGATGGGCGCGGCAGTGGCGCGCGATTCGCTGGCCCTGATGGTGCAATGGCCGGTGACGCTGGCGGCACTTGCCGTGGAGCTGATCCTCATCATTTCCCTCACCGGGTTCCTGCTGCGCAAGCTGTTCGGGCTCGATCGCGGCACTGCCTATCTCAGCTCGTTCCCGGGGCACCTGAGCTTCGTCATGTCGATCGCGGCGGCGGGGGTCGGGGATACGCGGCAGATCATCATCATCCAGGTGATCCGCATCCTGATCCTCACCATCTGCGTACCGATCGGGGCGCTGTTCCTGCCGATCGGACACTATGAAGGCGCCCCGGTGCAGGCGGCGATGGCGCTCGAAACCCTGCTGCCGGTGGCGGCGGCCTGCGCCGTCGCCGGGTTCGTCCTCACCAAGCTCCGGGCGCCAGCCGGCTATGTGCTGGGGGCGATGGCGGTGGCGATCACTGCCAAGTTCACCGGATTGTTCGAGGGCGCGATGCCGCAGCCGCTGCTGATCGCCACCTTCGTCCTGATCGGGGCGCTGATCGGCTCGCGCTTCAACGGCATCACCCGGGCGGAGTTCAAGCAGGCGGCGATCGGCGGGTTGGCCGGCACGGCATTGACCGTCGCCATCGCCACACTGGTGACCCTCGCCGTAGCGCCGTTCGTCGATATGCCGTTCGGGCAGATCTGGCTCGGGCTATCGCCCGGCGCGCTCGAAGGCATGGGCGCACTCGGCATCGCCCTGGGCTTCGACACCGCGTTCATTGCGGCGCATCACGTCAGCCGGTTGCTGATGCTCACCTTCGCCATTCCGGTCGTCGCGATGCTCATTCGCGACAAGGAGTTGCCCTAG